One part of the Arabidopsis thaliana chromosome 1 sequence genome encodes these proteins:
- a CDS encoding hypothetical protein (DUF1645) (Protein of unknown function (DUF1645); CONTAINS InterPro DOMAIN/s: Protein of unknown function DUF1645 (InterPro:IPR012442); BEST Arabidopsis thaliana protein match is: Protein of unknown function (DUF1645) (TAIR:AT1G70420.1); Has 288 Blast hits to 282 proteins in 52 species: Archae - 0; Bacteria - 6; Metazoa - 16; Fungi - 11; Plants - 191; Viruses - 0; Other Eukaryotes - 64 (source: NCBI BLink).) — MEVAFPSSPPVKCIADERLTEISMDFTKLGFPEEDEEIKKLERSWSKLEESVEFNEDDEEEEEEFSFACVNGEGSPITADEAFEDGQIRPVFPLFNRDLLFEYENEDDKNDNVSVTDENRPRLRKLFVEDRNGNGDGEETEGSEKEPLGPYCSWTGGTVAEASPETCRKSNSTGFSKLWRFRDLVLRSNSDGRDAFVFLNNSNDKTRTRSSSSSSSTAAEENDKKVITEKKKGKEKTSTSSETKKKTTTTKSAHEKLYMRNRAMKEEVKHRSYLPYKQVGFFTNVNGLSRNIHPF, encoded by the coding sequence ATGGAGGTTGCTTTTCCATCTTCGCCGCCGGTGAAATGCATCGCCGATGAAAGATTAACAGAGATCTCCATGGATTTCACCAAATTAGGATTcccagaagaagatgaagaaattaaaaaattggaGAGATCGTGGAGTAAGCTCGAAGAATCCGTCGAATTTAacgaagacgatgaagaagaagaagaagagttttcGTTTGCTTGTGTAAACGGAGAAGGATCTCCAATTACCGCTGATGAAGCTTTTGAAGATGGTCAGATCCGTCCTGTGTTTCCTCTGTTTAACCGTGATCTTCTCTTCGAGTACGAAAACGAAGATGACAAAAACGACAACGTTTCGGTCACCGACGAGAACAGACCGCGTCttagaaaattatttgttgaGGATCGTAACGGTAACGGTGACGGAGAGGAGACGGAGGGTTCTGAGAAAGAACCGTTGGGACCGTATTGTTCGTGGACAGGAGGAACGGTTGCAGAAGCGTCGCCGGAGACTTGCCGGAAAAGTAATTCGACGggattctcaaagctttggaGATTTAGAGATCTTGTTTTGAGAAGTAACAGTGATGGAAGAGACGcgtttgttttcttgaataaTAGTAATGACAAGACTCGGACTCggtcttcttcgtcgtcgtcgtctaCGGCGGCGGAGGAGAATGATAAGAAGGTAataacagagaagaaaaagggGAAGGAGAAAACTTCGACGTCGtcggagacgaagaagaagacgacgacgactaAATCGGCGCATGAGAAGCTATACATGAGAAACAGAGCGATGAAGGAAGAAGTGAAACACAGATCGTATCTTCCGTACAA